From the Lysobacterales bacterium genome, one window contains:
- the infC gene encoding translation initiation factor IF-3, with product MSTEKLNRRNNEIRVPRVRLIGADGEQIGVVGRDDALRMAMDLELDLVEIVPNADPPVCRIMDFGKFRFEEQKKAHAARKKQKVVEIKELKFRPTTDDGDYEIKLRNLRRFISEGDKVKINIRFRGREMAHTELGIEMAKRLEADLKEEVTIEQWPRLEGRQMVMMVAPKRK from the coding sequence ATCAGCACCGAGAAATTGAACCGTCGGAATAACGAGATCCGTGTTCCGCGTGTGCGCCTGATTGGCGCCGATGGCGAACAGATTGGCGTGGTCGGTCGTGATGACGCCCTGCGCATGGCGATGGACCTGGAACTGGATCTCGTCGAGATCGTTCCGAATGCCGATCCGCCGGTGTGCCGCATCATGGACTTCGGCAAGTTCCGGTTCGAAGAGCAGAAGAAGGCGCATGCCGCGCGCAAGAAGCAGAAGGTCGTCGAGATCAAGGAACTCAAGTTCCGCCCGACCACCGACGATGGCGACTACGAGATCAAGCTGCGCAACCTGCGCCGTTTCATCTCCGAGGGCGACAAGGTGAAGATCAATATCCGTTTCCGCGGACGCGAAATGGCCCATACCGAACTCGGTATCGAGATGGCCAAGCGTCTGGAAGCGGACCTGAAGGAAGAAGTGACGATCGAACAGTGGCCGCGTCTCGAAGGGCGGCAGATGGTCATGATGGTGGCGCCGAAGCGGAAGTGA
- the pheS gene encoding phenylalanine--tRNA ligase subunit alpha produces MDELQTAAEAATGSIRDAATLDALDAIRVAWLGKQGRLTEQLKLLGKLPPEERKATGERVNQIKSLLGDAIEARRCELESAAYIARLASERIDVTMPGRNGTRANLHPVTRTLDRITDIFGRLGYQLADGPEIEDDYHNFEALNFPEHHPARAMHDTFYFPDGRLLRTHTSPVQIRAMQGRTPPIRIIAAGKVYRSDSDQTHTPMFHQVEGLLVDETSNFADLKGTLKQFVTAFFERDFEMRFRPSYFPFTEPSAEVDIRWDRADGTQGWLEVLGCGMVHPNVLKACGIDAERYTGFAFGLGVERFAMLRYGVDDLRSLFENDARFLAQFA; encoded by the coding sequence ATGGACGAATTGCAGACCGCCGCCGAAGCTGCGACCGGTTCGATCAGGGATGCAGCCACGCTTGACGCCCTCGACGCCATCCGTGTCGCCTGGCTCGGCAAGCAGGGCCGGCTGACCGAACAACTCAAGCTGCTTGGCAAGTTGCCGCCGGAAGAACGCAAGGCGACCGGCGAGCGCGTCAATCAGATCAAGTCGCTGCTCGGCGATGCGATCGAGGCACGTCGTTGCGAGCTCGAATCCGCTGCGTACATCGCGCGTCTGGCGTCCGAACGGATCGATGTCACCATGCCGGGTCGCAATGGCACGCGTGCGAACCTGCATCCGGTCACGCGCACGCTGGATCGCATCACCGACATCTTCGGCCGGCTCGGCTATCAACTCGCCGACGGCCCCGAGATCGAGGACGACTACCATAATTTCGAAGCGCTGAACTTCCCGGAGCACCATCCGGCACGCGCGATGCATGACACCTTCTATTTTCCGGACGGGCGCCTGCTGCGCACGCACACCTCGCCGGTGCAGATCCGCGCGATGCAGGGGCGCACGCCGCCGATCCGCATCATCGCCGCCGGCAAGGTCTATCGCTCGGATTCGGACCAGACGCATACGCCGATGTTCCATCAGGTCGAAGGCCTGCTGGTCGACGAGACGTCGAACTTCGCGGATCTCAAGGGCACACTCAAGCAGTTCGTCACCGCGTTCTTCGAGCGCGATTTCGAGATGCGTTTCCGCCCGAGCTATTTCCCGTTCACCGAGCCGTCGGCCGAAGTCGACATCCGCTGGGACCGCGCCGACGGTACCCAGGGCTGGCTGGAAGTGCTGGGCTGCGGCATGGTCCATCCGAACGTGTTGAAAGCCTGCGGGATTGATGCCGAGCGCTACACCGGTTTCGCATTCGGCCTCGGGGTCGAGCGATTCGCGATGTTGCGCTACGGCGTCGACGACCTGCGCTCGCTGTTCGAGAACGATGCGCGCTTCCTCGCGCAGTTCGCGTGA
- a CDS encoding oxidative damage protection protein, which yields MSRIIHCTKLGRDAEGLDFAPYPGELGARIYNEVSKEAWAAWLAHQTMLINENRLSPMDPKARKYLREQMQAFLFGGDADKVAGYVPVDD from the coding sequence ATGAGTCGGATCATCCACTGCACCAAGCTCGGCCGAGATGCCGAAGGTCTCGACTTCGCGCCATATCCGGGCGAGCTCGGCGCGCGCATCTACAACGAGGTCTCGAAGGAAGCTTGGGCGGCGTGGCTGGCGCACCAGACCATGTTGATCAACGAGAACCGCCTGTCGCCGATGGATCCGAAAGCCCGCAAATACCTGCGCGAACAGATGCAGGCTTTCCTGTTCGGCGGCGACGCCGACAAGGTGGCGGGATACGTGCCGGTGGATGATTGA
- the rplT gene encoding 50S ribosomal protein L20, which yields MARVKRGVTARARHKKILAQAKGYYNARRKVLRVAKQAVTKAAQYAYIGRKQRKRQFRGLWIVRINAAARMFGMSYSRFMNGMLKAGITLDRKALADIAVHDIKAFEVLATKAKAALAA from the coding sequence ATGGCACGAGTCAAACGTGGTGTAACCGCCCGCGCACGTCACAAGAAGATCCTGGCCCAGGCCAAGGGTTACTACAATGCACGCCGCAAGGTGCTGCGTGTTGCCAAGCAGGCCGTCACCAAGGCTGCTCAGTACGCGTACATCGGCCGCAAGCAGCGCAAGCGCCAGTTCCGTGGCCTGTGGATCGTCCGCATCAATGCGGCCGCCCGCATGTTCGGCATGAGCTACAGCCGCTTCATGAACGGCATGCTGAAAGCCGGCATCACCCTCGATCGCAAGGCACTGGCCGACATCGCCGTGCACGACATCAAGGCGTTCGAAGTGCTCGCAACGAAGGCCAAGGCCGCTCTCGCCGCGTAA
- a CDS encoding exodeoxyribonuclease IX has product MAAVTPPPVHLIDASIYVFRAYFSVASEFTDVEQRPVHAVFGFLNTLMTLLHDEKPTHLAVCFDESLTTSFRNRLYPPYKANRELPPADLAAQFDYCKQLCRALGLRVLVDGEYEADDLAGSALHVLRAQGYRGVLITGDKDFSQLVGEHDLIFDVTRKERTDAAAVKRKYGIRPEQFADYLALMGDAVDNIPGIHGIGPKTAATLIGHFGSLDTLLERVEEVPFLRLRGATQIAEKLRKGRDDALLYRLLSRIALDAPVPVDAAAYACAAPDMAALEATLDQLRFGPLTRRRCREWRQRFD; this is encoded by the coding sequence GTGGCTGCCGTGACGCCGCCACCGGTTCACCTGATCGACGCCAGCATTTATGTGTTCCGGGCGTATTTCTCGGTCGCGTCCGAATTCACCGATGTCGAGCAGCGCCCGGTGCACGCGGTGTTTGGCTTCCTCAACACCCTGATGACCCTGCTGCACGACGAAAAGCCGACGCATCTGGCCGTGTGTTTCGACGAGTCGCTGACGACCTCGTTCCGCAATCGCTTGTACCCGCCGTACAAGGCGAATCGCGAATTGCCGCCGGCAGACCTCGCGGCGCAGTTCGACTATTGCAAGCAGCTGTGCCGGGCGCTTGGCCTGCGCGTGCTGGTCGATGGCGAATACGAGGCCGACGATCTCGCCGGCAGTGCGCTGCATGTCTTGCGCGCGCAGGGCTATCGCGGCGTGCTGATCACCGGCGACAAGGATTTCTCGCAACTGGTCGGCGAGCACGACCTGATCTTCGACGTGACACGCAAGGAAAGGACCGACGCCGCAGCGGTCAAGCGCAAGTACGGCATTCGTCCGGAACAGTTCGCCGACTATCTGGCGCTGATGGGTGACGCGGTCGACAACATTCCGGGCATCCATGGCATCGGCCCGAAAACCGCCGCGACCCTGATCGGACATTTCGGATCGCTGGACACGCTGCTGGAGCGCGTCGAGGAAGTGCCGTTCCTGCGCCTGCGCGGCGCGACGCAGATCGCCGAGAAACTGCGCAAGGGTCGCGACGACGCCCTGCTGTATCGCCTGCTCAGCCGGATCGCGCTGGATGCGCCGGTACCGGTCGATGCCGCCGCCTATGCCTGCGCGGCACCGGATATGGCCGCCTTGGAAGCAACGCTGGACCAGCTCCGTTTCGGTCCGCTGACGCGACGACGCTGCCGCGAATGGCGGCAGCGTTTCGACTGA
- a CDS encoding nitroreductase produces MSLIELLKQRRSHPSRQLLDPGPDAAQLRELVDASLRVPDHGKLAPFRIIGVRSDAGRVLGERLAAITAARTPAADTAALDKDRSRFERAPICLIVVARLIENHKIPPQEQLLSAGCVAYNLLLGAQALGFGAQWITGWPAYDREAAAVFGLASDEHAIAFIHIGMPEGDVPERPRPSFAAAYREWLP; encoded by the coding sequence ATGAGCCTGATCGAACTTCTCAAGCAACGCCGCTCACATCCCTCGCGCCAGTTGCTTGATCCCGGTCCGGATGCGGCGCAACTGCGCGAACTGGTCGACGCCAGCCTGCGCGTGCCCGATCACGGCAAGCTGGCGCCGTTCCGGATCATCGGTGTGCGCAGCGACGCCGGCCGAGTGCTCGGCGAGCGACTGGCCGCGATCACGGCCGCGCGCACGCCGGCAGCAGACACCGCGGCGCTGGACAAGGACCGATCGCGCTTCGAGCGCGCGCCGATTTGCCTGATCGTGGTCGCGCGCCTGATCGAGAACCACAAGATTCCGCCCCAGGAACAACTGCTGTCGGCCGGCTGTGTCGCCTACAACCTCCTGCTCGGTGCGCAGGCCCTCGGCTTCGGTGCGCAATGGATCACTGGCTGGCCCGCCTACGATCGCGAGGCCGCCGCAGTGTTCGGGCTGGCATCCGACGAACACGCCATCGCCTTCATCCACATCGGCATGCCCGAGGGAGACGTTCCGGAGCGCCCGCGCCCGAGTTTCGCCGCGGCCTATCGCGAGTGGCTGCCGTGA
- a CDS encoding Re/Si-specific NAD(P)(+) transhydrogenase subunit alpha, with the protein MAVTVATLRETAANERRVALTPEVAKKLKALGAEVRIETGAGLDAAMPDDLFKDAQSIAAASDLLAKADVVLAVQPPEDDRIARMREGTVLIAMLQPHASPARVKLLRDRKITSFSMELLPRTTRAQAMDVLSSQAGMAGYKAVLIAAQAAPKFFPMLTTAAGTIRPSKVLIIGAGVAGLQAIATARRLGAQVEGFDVRPEVKEQIESLGAKFLDLGVSAAGSGGYARALTPEEQAEQQKRLGEHVRNIDVIVTTAAIPGRKAPRIITADMVRGMKPGAVIVDLAAETGGNCELTQPGETVVVNGVAVIGPLNLASMGAIHSSEMYARNLFNFLSLMLKDGALNLDWSDELIEKTCLTHAGVIKHEASRVAVEGAASEKQS; encoded by the coding sequence ATGGCCGTTACGGTTGCCACGCTGCGCGAAACCGCAGCGAACGAGCGGCGCGTCGCATTGACGCCCGAAGTCGCGAAGAAGCTGAAGGCACTCGGTGCCGAAGTCCGCATCGAAACCGGAGCCGGCCTCGACGCCGCGATGCCGGACGACCTGTTCAAGGATGCGCAATCGATCGCTGCGGCGAGTGATCTGCTCGCGAAGGCTGATGTCGTTCTGGCGGTGCAGCCGCCGGAAGACGACCGCATCGCGAGGATGCGCGAAGGCACGGTGCTGATCGCGATGTTGCAGCCGCATGCGTCGCCCGCCCGCGTCAAGCTGCTGCGCGATCGCAAGATCACCAGTTTCTCGATGGAACTGTTGCCGCGCACGACCCGCGCCCAGGCGATGGACGTGCTCAGCTCGCAGGCCGGCATGGCCGGCTACAAGGCGGTCCTGATCGCGGCGCAGGCGGCGCCCAAGTTCTTCCCGATGCTGACCACCGCGGCCGGCACGATCCGCCCAAGCAAGGTGCTGATCATCGGTGCCGGTGTCGCCGGCTTGCAGGCGATCGCGACCGCACGCCGCCTCGGCGCGCAGGTCGAAGGCTTCGACGTGCGCCCGGAAGTGAAGGAACAGATCGAATCGCTGGGTGCGAAATTCCTCGACCTCGGCGTGTCGGCCGCAGGCAGCGGTGGTTACGCGCGCGCGCTGACGCCGGAAGAACAGGCCGAGCAGCAGAAGCGCCTCGGCGAGCACGTGCGCAACATCGACGTGATCGTGACCACGGCGGCGATTCCGGGGCGCAAGGCGCCGCGCATCATTACCGCCGACATGGTCCGTGGCATGAAGCCCGGTGCCGTGATCGTCGATCTCGCCGCCGAGACCGGCGGCAACTGCGAGTTGACCCAGCCCGGCGAGACCGTCGTCGTCAACGGCGTTGCCGTGATTGGTCCGCTCAATCTCGCCAGCATGGGAGCGATCCATTCCAGCGAAATGTATGCGCGCAACCTGTTCAATTTCCTCAGCCTGATGCTGAAGGATGGTGCACTGAACCTGGACTGGAGCGACGAGCTGATCGAAAAGACCTGCCTGACGCATGCTGGCGTCATCAAGCACGAGGCCAGTCGTGTGGCTGTTGAAGGCGCTGCATCGGAGAAGCAATCATGA
- a CDS encoding MBOAT family protein, translating to MTFDSLTFVVFFIAVVAMFNLPGLSWSLRKSVLLAASFLFYGAWNPPFLLLLIASATVDWWLALRMAQARTDHRKPWLIVSLVANLGLLGFFKYGDFLRDNTRVLLAVVGVDWQPASFDILLPVGISFYTFQSLSYCIDVYRGEVRVQKSLRDYLLFVGFFPQLVAGPIVRYHDFSAQLHSPRRTTADGFTLGLSLLLIGLFEKIVLADSVFAPVADPIFKAGAMIDSASAWTGTIAFAGQIFCDFAGYSTCAIGCAAMLGFWLPDNFRSPYAATGFSDFWRRWHISLSTWLRDYLYVPLGGNRGSTLFTLRNLMLTMLLGGLWHGAAWTFVAWGAFHGLMLVVERMSRPAIDHAGRSLGPIGTLLGGLITLFGVLIAWVWFRAPDFVHSARIHSAMFLPTDTSANLSAEAKIALIVFGLMWSMHWLSRHHDLRRWLQQRGAVSLGLIWAALIVAIVLSPGVSRAFIYFQF from the coding sequence ATGACCTTCGACTCGCTGACCTTCGTCGTGTTCTTCATCGCCGTGGTCGCGATGTTCAACCTTCCGGGTCTGTCGTGGTCGCTGCGCAAGTCGGTGCTGCTGGCCGCCAGCTTTCTGTTTTACGGGGCCTGGAACCCGCCTTTCCTCCTGCTTCTGATCGCATCGGCGACGGTGGACTGGTGGCTGGCACTGCGCATGGCGCAGGCGCGGACGGACCATCGCAAGCCCTGGCTGATCGTGTCCCTGGTCGCGAATCTCGGACTGCTCGGCTTCTTCAAGTACGGCGACTTCCTGCGTGACAACACCCGGGTCTTGCTGGCCGTCGTCGGCGTCGACTGGCAGCCGGCCAGCTTCGACATCCTGCTGCCGGTCGGCATTTCGTTCTACACGTTCCAGTCGCTGAGCTACTGCATCGATGTCTATCGGGGCGAAGTGCGCGTGCAGAAGTCCCTGCGCGACTACCTGCTCTTCGTCGGCTTTTTCCCGCAACTGGTCGCGGGTCCGATCGTCCGTTACCACGACTTCAGCGCGCAGCTGCACTCGCCGCGACGCACGACGGCGGACGGTTTCACGCTCGGCCTGTCGCTGCTGCTGATCGGCCTGTTCGAGAAGATCGTGTTGGCCGATTCGGTCTTCGCCCCGGTGGCCGATCCGATCTTCAAGGCCGGAGCGATGATCGACAGTGCGAGCGCCTGGACCGGCACGATTGCATTCGCCGGGCAAATCTTCTGCGACTTCGCCGGTTATTCGACCTGCGCGATCGGCTGCGCGGCGATGCTCGGTTTCTGGCTGCCGGACAACTTCCGCTCACCCTACGCCGCCACGGGCTTTTCCGACTTCTGGCGGCGCTGGCATATCTCGCTCTCGACCTGGCTGCGCGACTACCTGTACGTGCCGCTCGGCGGCAATCGCGGCTCGACCCTGTTCACGCTGCGCAATCTGATGCTGACCATGCTGCTCGGTGGCCTCTGGCACGGCGCTGCCTGGACCTTCGTTGCCTGGGGCGCATTCCATGGCCTGATGCTCGTTGTAGAGCGCATGTCGCGACCGGCGATCGATCACGCCGGACGCTCGCTCGGCCCGATCGGCACGCTGCTCGGCGGACTGATCACGCTGTTTGGCGTGCTGATCGCTTGGGTCTGGTTTCGTGCACCGGATTTCGTGCATTCTGCGCGGATTCACAGCGCCATGTTCCTGCCCACGGACACCTCGGCCAACCTGAGTGCCGAGGCCAAGATCGCGCTGATCGTGTTCGGCCTGATGTGGTCGATGCACTGGCTGTCACGCCATCACGACCTGCGCCGCTGGCTGCAGCAACGCGGCGCGGTCTCGCTCGGGCTGATCTGGGCGGCGCTGATCGTGGCCATCGTGTTGTCGCCCGGCGTCTCGCGCGCCTTCATCTACTTCCAGTTCTGA
- the rpmI gene encoding 50S ribosomal protein L35, whose protein sequence is MAKTKIKTNRAAAKRFRKTASGKFKAGHAFKSHILTKKSTKRKRNLRGTNHVRAEDAGRVARMVPYL, encoded by the coding sequence ATGGCAAAGACGAAAATCAAGACCAACCGGGCCGCTGCAAAGCGTTTCCGGAAGACTGCATCCGGCAAATTCAAGGCCGGTCATGCATTCAAGAGCCACATCCTGACCAAGAAGTCGACCAAGCGGAAACGCAACCTTCGTGGCACCAATCATGTTCGTGCGGAAGACGCAGGTCGCGTCGCCCGCATGGTTCCCTACTTGTAA
- a CDS encoding NAD(P) transhydrogenase subunit alpha, whose amino-acid sequence MIDGFLALYIFLLAAFTGHEIISRVPVILHTPLMSGSNFVHGIVLVGAMVALAHADTTLGKVIGFIGVALGAGNAAGGYVVTERMLDMFKSSKGK is encoded by the coding sequence ATGATCGACGGATTCCTCGCGCTCTACATCTTCCTGCTGGCCGCGTTCACCGGGCATGAAATCATCTCGCGCGTGCCGGTCATCCTGCATACGCCGCTGATGTCGGGATCGAACTTCGTGCACGGCATCGTGCTGGTCGGCGCGATGGTGGCGCTGGCGCATGCCGACACCACGCTCGGCAAGGTCATCGGTTTCATCGGGGTCGCGCTCGGCGCCGGCAATGCCGCGGGGGGTTACGTGGTGACCGAACGCATGCTCGACATGTTCAAGTCGTCGAAGGGGAAGTAA
- a CDS encoding NAD(P)(+) transhydrogenase (Re/Si-specific) subunit beta yields MNLDMATLLPNIAKASYLIAAVLFILGIKRMASPVTARKGIVQAGIGMVLATVATFAITGGHNIGLILGAIALGVIPTWLWGKKVAMTDMPQMVALFNGMGGGSAAAIGAGEMIKYVHEGAVPSKTTLVLAVIGALIGAISMSGSVIAWAKLDGRMDKRFTFPGQQYFNLLFFVATIALGGMLVMQLDTTIIVAFFVMALLVGILMTLPIGGADMPVVISLYNAFTGLAVAFEGYVMQNEALIIAGMVVGAAGMLLTQLMAKAMNRPISGVLFKNFGGGGQSAADIKGSMKPIEASDAASLLYMADKVVIVPGYGMAVAQAQHKIWELCKQLRERGKEIKFAIHPVAGRMPGHMNVLLAEAGVPYDLIVDMDEINPEFPTCDVAIVIGANDVVNPVAKTDKSSPIYGMPILDVANARQVIVIKRGKGAGFAGIENALFYQENCKMLYADGQAAAASLSTELKQIDGGGGH; encoded by the coding sequence ATGAACCTCGATATGGCGACATTGCTCCCAAACATCGCGAAGGCGAGTTATCTGATCGCCGCGGTGCTGTTCATCCTCGGCATCAAGCGCATGGCCAGCCCGGTCACCGCACGCAAGGGCATCGTCCAGGCCGGGATCGGCATGGTGCTGGCGACCGTCGCGACGTTCGCGATCACGGGCGGGCACAACATCGGCCTGATTCTCGGCGCGATCGCACTCGGCGTGATCCCGACCTGGCTCTGGGGCAAGAAGGTCGCGATGACCGACATGCCGCAGATGGTCGCGCTGTTCAATGGCATGGGGGGAGGCTCGGCTGCCGCGATCGGCGCCGGCGAAATGATCAAGTACGTCCACGAGGGCGCGGTGCCGAGCAAGACCACGCTGGTGCTGGCCGTGATCGGCGCACTGATTGGTGCGATCTCGATGTCCGGTTCTGTGATCGCCTGGGCCAAGCTCGATGGGCGCATGGACAAGCGTTTCACCTTCCCCGGCCAGCAATATTTCAACCTGCTGTTCTTCGTCGCGACGATTGCACTCGGCGGCATGCTGGTGATGCAGCTCGATACGACGATCATCGTCGCGTTCTTCGTGATGGCGCTGCTCGTCGGCATCCTGATGACGCTGCCGATCGGCGGTGCCGACATGCCGGTGGTGATCTCGCTTTACAATGCTTTCACCGGTCTCGCGGTCGCCTTCGAAGGCTACGTGATGCAGAACGAGGCGCTGATCATCGCCGGCATGGTGGTCGGTGCAGCGGGCATGCTGCTGACGCAGCTGATGGCCAAGGCGATGAACCGTCCGATCAGTGGCGTGCTGTTCAAGAACTTCGGCGGTGGCGGGCAGTCCGCGGCCGACATCAAGGGTTCGATGAAGCCGATCGAAGCCAGCGACGCGGCGTCGCTGCTGTACATGGCCGACAAGGTCGTGATCGTGCCGGGTTACGGCATGGCGGTGGCGCAGGCGCAACACAAGATCTGGGAGCTGTGCAAGCAGCTGCGCGAGCGCGGCAAGGAAATCAAGTTCGCGATCCATCCGGTGGCGGGCCGCATGCCCGGCCACATGAATGTGCTGCTCGCTGAGGCCGGCGTTCCTTACGACCTGATCGTCGACATGGACGAGATCAATCCCGAGTTCCCGACCTGCGATGTCGCCATCGTGATCGGCGCCAACGACGTCGTGAACCCGGTCGCGAAGACCGACAAGAGTTCGCCGATCTACGGCATGCCAATCCTGGACGTCGCCAATGCGCGCCAGGTCATCGTCATCAAGCGCGGCAAGGGTGCGGGCTTCGCCGGCATCGAGAACGCGCTGTTCTATCAGGAAAACTGCAAGATGCTCTACGCCGACGGCCAGGCCGCGGCGGCGTCGCTGTCGACCGAGCTGAAGCAGATCGATGGCGGTGGCGGGCATTGA
- the thrS gene encoding threonine--tRNA ligase, with protein MITITLPDGAKREYAANTTIGEVAASIGAGLAKAALAGKVDGKLVDLSYPIAADAALEIVTEKHPDALEVLRHSTAHLLAQATQRLFPDTQVTIGPVVENGFYYDFARKTAFTPDDLAKIEAEMTKIVGEGLPVLRSVMSRDEAVAFFKGKNEHYKAEIIESIPANEDLSLYAQGEFIDLCRGPHVPNTSKLRAFKLMKVAGAYWRADAKNEMLQRVYGTSWLNDKDLKAYLFQLEEAEKRDHRKLGKQLDLFHMQEEAPGLVFWHPKGWQVWQVVEQYMRKVYRDNGYQEVRCPQILDKSLWEKTGHWANYRDNMFTTHSENRDYAVKPMNCPGHVQIFNHGLHSYRELPIRYGEFGACHRNEPSGALHGIMRVRGFTQDDGHIFCTEAQIEPEVTAFHRQAMKVYSDFGFSDIALKIALRPANRIGDDAAWDKAEDSLRSALRACGVTWEELPGEGAFYGPKIEYHFRDSIGRGWQVGTMQVDFFMPGRLGAEYVTEESGRKTPVMLHRAIVGSMERFIGILIEHHAGILPPWLAPVQAVVMNITEGQAEYVDSVGETLVNQGFRVKADLRGDKIGYKIREHTLQKVPYLLVVGDRERDNGQVAVRALNGEDLGVMTLEQFIAKLRAETEKH; from the coding sequence ATGATCACGATCACGCTGCCGGATGGCGCGAAGCGCGAATACGCCGCGAACACGACGATCGGCGAAGTCGCCGCCAGCATCGGTGCCGGTCTGGCGAAGGCCGCTCTGGCCGGCAAGGTCGACGGCAAACTCGTCGACCTGAGCTACCCGATTGCCGCCGATGCCGCGCTGGAAATCGTCACCGAGAAGCACCCGGATGCGCTTGAAGTCCTGCGCCATTCGACCGCGCATCTGCTCGCGCAGGCGACGCAGCGCCTGTTCCCGGATACCCAGGTCACGATCGGCCCGGTGGTCGAGAACGGCTTCTACTACGACTTCGCGCGCAAGACGGCGTTTACGCCCGACGACCTCGCAAAGATCGAGGCCGAGATGACGAAGATCGTCGGCGAAGGTTTGCCGGTGTTGCGCTCGGTGATGAGCCGCGACGAGGCGGTGGCGTTCTTCAAGGGCAAGAACGAGCACTACAAGGCCGAGATCATCGAAAGTATCCCGGCCAACGAGGACCTGTCGCTGTACGCACAGGGCGAGTTCATCGACCTGTGCCGCGGCCCGCACGTGCCGAACACGTCCAAGCTGCGCGCGTTCAAGCTGATGAAAGTCGCCGGTGCCTATTGGCGTGCCGACGCCAAGAACGAGATGCTGCAACGCGTCTACGGCACCTCGTGGTTGAACGACAAGGACCTCAAGGCCTATCTGTTCCAGCTCGAAGAGGCCGAGAAGCGCGACCACCGCAAGCTTGGCAAGCAGCTCGATCTGTTCCACATGCAGGAAGAGGCGCCGGGCCTGGTGTTCTGGCATCCGAAGGGCTGGCAGGTCTGGCAGGTCGTCGAGCAGTACATGCGCAAGGTCTACCGCGACAACGGCTATCAGGAGGTGCGCTGCCCGCAGATCCTCGACAAGTCCTTGTGGGAAAAGACCGGCCACTGGGCCAACTATCGCGACAACATGTTCACGACGCACTCGGAAAACCGCGATTACGCGGTCAAGCCGATGAACTGCCCGGGTCACGTGCAGATCTTCAATCATGGCCTCCACAGCTACCGCGAATTGCCGATCCGATACGGCGAATTCGGCGCCTGCCACCGCAATGAACCCTCGGGCGCGTTGCACGGGATCATGCGCGTGCGCGGCTTCACCCAGGACGACGGCCACATCTTCTGCACCGAAGCGCAGATCGAACCCGAAGTGACAGCGTTTCATCGTCAGGCGATGAAGGTCTACTCGGACTTCGGTTTCAGCGACATCGCGCTCAAGATCGCACTGCGCCCCGCCAACCGCATCGGCGATGACGCCGCCTGGGACAAGGCCGAGGATTCGCTGCGTTCGGCGCTGCGGGCCTGCGGCGTGACCTGGGAGGAGTTGCCGGGCGAGGGTGCATTCTACGGTCCGAAGATCGAATACCACTTCCGCGACTCGATCGGTCGCGGCTGGCAGGTCGGCACGATGCAGGTCGATTTCTTCATGCCTGGCCGCCTCGGGGCCGAATACGTGACCGAAGAATCCGGTCGCAAGACGCCGGTGATGCTGCACCGGGCCATTGTCGGTTCGATGGAGCGATTCATCGGCATCCTGATCGAGCATCACGCTGGCATCCTGCCGCCCTGGCTCGCTCCGGTTCAGGCGGTGGTCATGAATATCACCGAGGGACAGGCGGAATACGTCGATTCGGTCGGTGAAACCCTTGTAAATCAAGGCTTCCGGGTCAAGGCTGATTTGCGTGGCGACAAGATCGGCTATAAGATCCGCGAACACACGCTGCAAAAAGTGCCGTATCTGCTCGTCGTCGGAGACCGCGAGCGCGACAATGGCCAAGTGGCGGTGCGCGCGTTGAATGGGGAAGACTTGGGCGTCATGACGCTGGAGCAATTCATCGCGAAGCTGCGCGCAGAAACGGAGAAACACTGA